One region of Eupeodes corollae chromosome 1, idEupCoro1.1, whole genome shotgun sequence genomic DNA includes:
- the LOC129942008 gene encoding uncharacterized protein LOC129942008 → MDYSSSQTDEVDDSISLALKTALSRDSSDWTTVCDKWKKTYSLRQQELSTTSNHSSFLKSWPKYGDARATQLIEIDFEIMYPGKQHLLLSKWEHFKIIIKRYYEANIHNPNCKKQLRLLNSNLSSGNILKDSEDFILAILLNSVLPASSRFKDRNGSNKRKVSIADAQESFALRIPSIQSYQENISELVNKYYNIGLTIQPFILCVGQDDYNIHEYYVYLDKTLFKFDSFIEALDLCFKTFQVLSLKYPLACQSCWLFIQKYFFNIESKFDFKSSNITSLLNFFKNQS, encoded by the exons ATGGATTATTCATCATCGCAAACAGACGAAGTTGATGATTCCATATCGTTAGCTTTAAAAACAGCCTTAAGTCGTGATAGCTCTGACTGGACTACCGTTTGtgataaatggaaaaaaacgtATTCACTTCGTCAACAAGAGCTTTCCACTACATCTAATcactcttcttttttaaaatcttggcCAAAATATGGAGATGCTAGAGCAACACAACtg attgaaattgattttgaaataatgtaCCCTGGAAAACAACACCTGTTACTGAGCAAGTGggaacatttcaaaataattattaaaagataTTACGAAGCTAACATCCACAACCCAAATTGCAAGAAGCAGTTGCGTTTACTTAATTCTAATTTAAGCTCTGGCAACATACTAAAAG ATTCTGAAGACTTTATTCTGGCCATTTTGCTCAACTCGGTCTTACCAGCATCTTCAAGATTCAAAGATAGAAACGGAAGCAACAAAAGGAAAGTCTCAATTGCGGATGCGCAGGAGAGTTTTGCACTGAGGATTCCATCAATTCAGTCATATCAGGAAAATATAAGCGAATtggtaaacaaatattataacatAGGTTTAACTATTCAGCCATTTATTTTGTGCGTTGGTCAAGATGACTACAATATTCATGaatattatgtttatttagACAAAACATTGTTTAAGTTTGATAGCTTTATAGAAGCACTTGACCTGTGCTTTAAAACATTCCAAGTTCTGTctttaaaatatcctttagctTGTCAGTCGTGTTGGTTgtttatccaaaaatattttttcaatattgaaagcaaatttgattttaagtcAAGCAATATAACatctttgttaaactttttcaaaaatcagtcATAA